One segment of Gordonia terrae DNA contains the following:
- a CDS encoding sulfatase family protein, with amino-acid sequence MLSSSDAARRDNVILVHWHDLGRHLRCYGADGVESPVLDDLAASGIRFADAHATAPLCSPARGSLFTGRYPHGNGLVGLAHHGFEYFPDVQTLPALLGGAGYRSALFGMQHESADPGRLGFDSVDVSDSRCDYVVDRSQDWLRRHAHDDRPFFLTAGFFETHRPYPADEYKPADTSTIAVPGFLPDTDDVRDDLAGLHGSITKADAAVGRLLDTVAELGLDDSTWIVFVTDHGLAFPRAKSTLYAEGTGVALIMRPPARLGIAPTVYDDLFSGVDLTPTLLELVGLDIPEAVDGDSHAAALAGAADAAVRTEVFTEKTYHDAFDPIRAVRTKEFSYIENYAARPALLLPLDIADSLSARSLDQQEVQRDRPRAELYDLRSDPHERNNVADDPSYARIRSDLARALVDWRARTGDELPDDATGTAIAQAFMDAFHAKAAQVASEEEALPSRRPLGARRELAGDITSGEG; translated from the coding sequence ATGCTCTCCTCATCCGATGCCGCGCGCCGCGACAACGTGATCCTCGTGCACTGGCACGATCTCGGTCGCCATCTGCGGTGTTACGGCGCCGACGGCGTCGAGAGTCCCGTGCTCGACGACCTCGCCGCGTCCGGTATCCGGTTCGCCGACGCGCACGCGACGGCGCCCCTCTGCTCGCCCGCCCGTGGTTCCTTGTTCACCGGGCGCTATCCGCACGGCAACGGTCTCGTCGGCCTCGCACACCACGGCTTCGAGTACTTCCCGGACGTGCAGACCCTCCCGGCGCTCCTCGGCGGCGCCGGGTATCGATCGGCGCTCTTCGGGATGCAGCACGAGAGTGCCGACCCGGGCCGGCTCGGCTTCGACTCGGTGGACGTGTCGGATTCGCGATGCGACTACGTGGTCGACCGCTCCCAGGACTGGTTGCGGCGTCATGCCCACGACGATCGGCCGTTCTTCCTGACCGCGGGCTTCTTCGAGACGCATCGGCCCTACCCGGCCGACGAGTACAAACCTGCCGACACCAGCACCATCGCGGTACCCGGCTTCCTGCCGGACACCGACGACGTCCGCGATGACCTGGCGGGTCTGCACGGGTCGATTACCAAGGCCGACGCCGCCGTGGGCCGGCTTCTCGACACCGTGGCCGAACTGGGCCTCGATGACTCCACCTGGATCGTGTTCGTCACCGACCACGGCCTGGCCTTTCCGCGCGCCAAGTCGACGCTGTACGCCGAGGGCACCGGGGTGGCGCTGATCATGCGGCCGCCCGCGCGGCTCGGCATCGCACCGACGGTCTATGACGATCTGTTCTCCGGAGTGGACCTCACCCCGACACTGCTGGAGTTGGTGGGTCTGGACATCCCGGAGGCCGTCGACGGCGACTCGCACGCCGCGGCGCTCGCGGGCGCGGCAGACGCCGCGGTCCGGACCGAGGTGTTCACCGAGAAGACCTACCACGATGCCTTCGATCCGATCCGGGCCGTGCGCACCAAGGAGTTCAGCTACATCGAGAACTACGCGGCGCGACCGGCACTGCTGCTCCCACTCGACATCGCCGACAGCCTGTCCGCGCGATCGCTGGATCAACAAGAAGTGCAACGGGATCGGCCCCGCGCCGAACTCTACGACCTGCGTTCCGATCCCCATGAGCGCAACAATGTCGCCGACGACCCGTCCTACGCCCGGATCCGGTCCGATCTCGCGCGAGCACTGGTGGACTGGCGGGCGCGCACCGGTGACGAGCTACCCGACGACGCCACCGGAACGGCGATCGCACAGGCCTTCATGGACGCATTCCACGCCAAGGCGGCGCAGGTCGCGAGTGAGGAGGAGGCGTTGCCGTCGCGGCGTCCGCTGGGCGCGCGGCGCGAGCTGGCCGGCGACATCACGTCGGGCGAGGGCTGA
- the stf0 gene encoding trehalose 2-sulfotransferase produces MSLTSSAGPANYLVCASQRSGSTLLVESLAATGVAGRPEEFFQYFPDSSLAPQPREWFAGVGDSTILDLLDPLDPGVVDTRGSSTWRSDVGVAGRTPNGVWGGKLMWNQTPLLIARSRIASGSLRGAVRWLFDGVDPLYVHVYRDDVVPQAVSMWRAVQTRVWRHDGSDADEHDDAVYHAGGIAHLAGILVDQERQWRNWFAAEGIEPLEIEFRDLVNDPTKATARVLEKIGQDPELAPPPPLKPQSNSRSKEWARRYRDDAERNGYPL; encoded by the coding sequence ATGTCACTGACGTCCTCAGCGGGACCGGCGAACTATCTGGTGTGCGCGAGCCAGCGCAGCGGCAGCACGCTGCTGGTGGAGTCGCTCGCCGCTACCGGTGTGGCCGGTCGGCCGGAGGAGTTCTTCCAGTACTTTCCCGACTCGTCGCTGGCGCCGCAGCCGCGGGAATGGTTCGCCGGGGTCGGGGATTCGACCATCCTCGACCTGCTCGATCCACTCGATCCCGGTGTCGTCGACACCCGCGGTTCGTCGACCTGGCGGTCCGATGTCGGGGTGGCGGGACGCACCCCGAACGGTGTCTGGGGCGGCAAACTCATGTGGAACCAGACACCGCTGCTCATCGCGCGCAGCCGCATCGCGTCGGGTTCGCTACGCGGAGCGGTCCGCTGGCTCTTCGACGGGGTCGACCCGCTCTACGTGCACGTCTATCGTGATGATGTTGTGCCGCAGGCGGTGTCGATGTGGCGCGCCGTGCAGACCCGCGTGTGGCGGCACGACGGTTCCGACGCCGACGAGCACGACGACGCGGTGTATCACGCAGGCGGTATCGCGCACCTTGCCGGCATCCTCGTCGACCAGGAACGACAGTGGCGCAACTGGTTTGCCGCCGAAGGGATCGAACCGCTGGAGATCGAGTTCCGCGACCTGGTCAACGATCCCACGAAGGCGACCGCGCGGGTGCTGGAGAAGATCGGGCAGGACCCGGAGCTGGCGCCCCCGCCGCCGCTGAAGCCACAGTCCAATTCGCGGTCCAAGGAGTGGGCCCGACGCTATCGAGACGACGCTGAACGGAACGGATACCCACTGTGA
- the cysD gene encoding sulfate adenylyltransferase subunit CysD, giving the protein MTAVDEGSLHRATAGRDRPGDDFDHVTAIRVLEAEAVHIIREVVAELERPVLLFSGGKDSIVLLRLAEKAFRPAPLPFPIMHVDTGHNFDEVIEFRDRRVAPTAENPEGIDLIVASVQESIDSGRVAESTDPSGSRNRLQTRTLLDALEKGGFDAAFGGARRDEERARAKERIFSFRDEFGQWDPRAQRPEPWSLYNGRIRRGESVRVFPLSNWTETDIWRYIELEGLELPSIYFAAEREVFDRDGILLSVSEHSRPREGDEVRTEWVRYRTVGDLTITGAVRSTATTISEIIAEISESTVSERGETRADDRTSSAAMEDRKREGYF; this is encoded by the coding sequence GTGACCGCTGTAGACGAGGGCTCGCTTCATCGGGCGACCGCCGGCCGGGACCGTCCCGGCGACGACTTCGACCATGTGACCGCTATCCGGGTGCTGGAGGCCGAGGCGGTCCACATCATCCGCGAGGTCGTCGCCGAACTGGAACGGCCGGTGCTGCTGTTCTCCGGCGGCAAGGATTCCATCGTCCTGCTCCGGCTGGCCGAGAAGGCTTTTCGGCCCGCGCCGTTGCCCTTCCCGATCATGCACGTCGACACCGGGCACAATTTCGACGAGGTGATCGAGTTCCGTGACCGTCGGGTCGCGCCGACCGCGGAGAACCCCGAGGGCATCGACCTCATCGTGGCCTCGGTCCAGGAGTCCATCGACTCGGGACGAGTCGCCGAGTCCACCGACCCGTCGGGTTCGCGGAACCGCCTGCAGACGCGCACCCTGCTCGACGCGCTCGAGAAGGGCGGATTCGACGCCGCCTTCGGCGGTGCCCGTCGCGACGAGGAGCGCGCCCGCGCGAAAGAGCGCATCTTCAGCTTCCGCGACGAGTTCGGCCAATGGGATCCCCGCGCGCAGCGCCCCGAGCCGTGGTCGTTGTACAACGGGCGGATCCGTCGCGGAGAATCGGTCCGAGTGTTCCCGCTCTCGAACTGGACCGAGACCGACATCTGGCGCTACATCGAACTCGAGGGCCTCGAACTCCCGTCGATCTACTTCGCCGCCGAGCGCGAGGTGTTCGACCGGGACGGCATCCTGCTCTCGGTCTCGGAGCATTCTCGCCCCCGCGAGGGCGACGAGGTACGGACCGAGTGGGTGCGGTACCGCACGGTCGGCGATCTCACGATCACCGGCGCCGTCCGGTCCACCGCGACCACCATCTCCGAGATCATCGCCGAGATCAGTGAATCCACAGTCTCCGAGCGCGGCGAGACCCGTGCCGACGACCGCACGTCCAGTGCCGCCATGGAAGACCGTAAGCGCGAAGGGTATTTCTGA
- the cysC gene encoding adenylyl-sulfate kinase, with the protein MTLTSPQPVVSGGDQTGTAARQFLRIATAGSVDDGKSTLIGRILHDTGSLPTDHLAAVTDGDGDIDLAALSDGLRAEREQGITIDVAYRFFSTPTRSYVLADTPGHERYTRNMFTGASNAHVAILLVDARHGLLRQTRRHARIATLVGVPHVIAAVNKIDLVDYSEHRFDEIRADLAELAVQLGIGEIPAIPVAAKHGDNVVHRSSNTPWYPGATLLEYLEDVELHAPAPVTEELRLPIQWVSRPSESNRRTYTGRLASGTLRVGDEIVVLPSGSRSTVTALDTLDPTRDVAVAPLSVGIQIDDDIDIGRGDIIVSGAPGAHVPVLAREIDAHVCWLSNSPLRAGDRVALKHGPSTVRATVQSLERRLDPDTLIEHVAPGELVLNDIGTVTLRTSSVVPADPYASNRDTGAFILIDEASNDTVGAGTILEPREVVPGKATRNDIKWHPSSLARAERWAHTEQRGATVWLTGLPASGKSTVAVALERAVVSRGRVAYLLDGDNIRHGISDDLGFSAGDRAENIRRVGHVARLFADAGVIAIASMVSPLRSDREIARELHRAADLDFIEVHVSTPVTECERRDPKGLYERARRGELRGLTGIDAPYESPENPDLRFDTTGADIDRLASLILGALMDRGIMAG; encoded by the coding sequence ATGACTCTCACCTCTCCGCAGCCGGTCGTATCCGGTGGCGACCAGACCGGCACGGCCGCACGGCAATTCCTGCGCATCGCCACCGCGGGCAGCGTCGATGACGGCAAGTCGACACTGATCGGCCGGATCCTGCACGACACCGGAAGTCTGCCGACCGACCACCTCGCCGCGGTCACCGACGGCGACGGTGACATCGACCTGGCCGCCCTCTCCGACGGCCTGCGTGCCGAACGCGAGCAGGGCATCACGATCGACGTGGCTTACCGCTTCTTCTCCACGCCCACACGCAGTTACGTCCTCGCCGACACACCCGGACACGAGCGGTACACCCGCAACATGTTCACCGGGGCGTCCAATGCGCATGTCGCGATCCTGCTCGTCGACGCGCGGCACGGGTTGCTCCGGCAGACCCGCAGGCACGCGCGGATCGCGACGCTCGTCGGTGTGCCCCACGTGATCGCGGCGGTCAACAAGATCGACCTCGTCGACTACTCCGAGCACCGTTTCGACGAGATCCGCGCCGATCTCGCCGAACTCGCGGTGCAACTCGGGATCGGGGAGATCCCGGCGATCCCGGTGGCCGCCAAGCACGGGGACAACGTCGTGCACCGCTCGTCGAACACCCCGTGGTACCCCGGGGCAACTCTGTTGGAGTACCTCGAGGACGTCGAACTGCACGCGCCCGCGCCGGTGACCGAGGAACTGCGCCTCCCGATCCAGTGGGTGTCGCGTCCCAGCGAGTCGAACCGGCGCACCTACACCGGCCGGCTCGCCTCCGGAACACTGCGCGTCGGTGACGAGATCGTCGTGCTGCCGTCGGGCAGTCGGTCGACCGTGACCGCACTGGACACCCTGGATCCCACGAGAGACGTTGCGGTGGCACCGCTCTCGGTCGGAATCCAGATCGACGACGACATCGACATCGGCCGCGGCGACATCATCGTCAGCGGCGCACCGGGAGCGCACGTGCCGGTCCTCGCGCGAGAGATCGACGCACACGTGTGCTGGCTGTCGAACTCGCCGCTGCGCGCCGGTGACCGCGTCGCGCTCAAACACGGTCCGTCGACGGTGCGTGCGACCGTCCAGTCGCTCGAGCGGCGCCTCGACCCGGACACCCTCATCGAACATGTCGCCCCGGGTGAACTCGTGCTCAACGACATCGGCACCGTCACGCTGCGGACGTCGTCGGTGGTGCCGGCGGATCCCTATGCGAGCAACCGGGACACGGGCGCGTTCATCCTCATCGACGAGGCGTCCAACGACACGGTCGGCGCGGGGACGATCCTCGAACCGCGCGAGGTCGTCCCCGGCAAGGCGACCCGCAACGACATCAAGTGGCATCCGAGTTCGCTGGCCCGGGCCGAACGATGGGCGCACACCGAACAGCGCGGCGCCACGGTATGGCTCACCGGTCTGCCGGCGTCGGGCAAGTCCACGGTCGCCGTGGCACTCGAACGGGCCGTCGTCAGCCGCGGTCGCGTCGCCTATCTGCTCGACGGCGACAACATCCGGCACGGGATCTCCGACGACCTCGGCTTCTCGGCCGGTGACCGCGCGGAGAACATCCGGCGCGTCGGACACGTCGCCCGACTCTTCGCCGACGCGGGGGTCATCGCCATCGCGTCGATGGTCTCGCCGTTGCGCTCGGATCGTGAGATCGCCCGCGAACTCCACCGTGCCGCCGACCTCGACTTCATCGAGGTCCACGTGTCCACACCGGTCACCGAGTGCGAACGCCGCGACCCCAAGGGGCTCTACGAGCGTGCCCGTCGCGGCGAACTGCGCGGGCTCACCGGCATCGACGCGCCCTACGAGAGTCCCGAGAACCCCGATCTGCGATTCGACACCACCGGCGCGGACATCGACCGGCTGGCGTCGCTGATCCTCGGCGCCCTGATGGATCGCGGCATCATGGCGGGGTGA
- a CDS encoding formylglycine-generating enzyme family protein, whose amino-acid sequence MSVPAGVFDMGDAFGEGYRTDGETPVHEVELNAFSIDTTAVTNAAFASFVAATGHRTDAETFGGSAVFHTYATAPGRPVPGTPWWLAVDGASWRHPAGPGSTLDGLADHPVVHVSHRDAQAYCDWAGRALPTEAQWEYAARGGRRGARYPWGDEPPTADDPRCTIFRGDFPNEPTGPVGTTPVRTFEPNGHGLYQCAGNVWEWCADRFSARYYRVSDRTDPSGPARGSARVLRGGSHLCHDSYCHRYRVAARSHNTPESTASNIGFRTVGPRDTRREPISTAVS is encoded by the coding sequence GTGAGTGTCCCGGCCGGGGTCTTCGACATGGGCGATGCCTTCGGCGAGGGTTACCGCACCGACGGCGAGACGCCGGTCCACGAGGTCGAGCTCAACGCCTTCTCGATCGACACCACCGCGGTGACCAACGCCGCGTTCGCGTCCTTCGTGGCGGCGACCGGTCACCGGACCGACGCCGAGACCTTCGGCGGATCCGCGGTCTTCCACACCTACGCGACCGCCCCGGGACGGCCGGTGCCGGGCACCCCGTGGTGGCTGGCGGTCGACGGAGCATCGTGGCGACACCCGGCCGGTCCGGGCAGCACCCTCGACGGCCTGGCGGATCACCCCGTCGTCCACGTCAGCCACCGCGATGCCCAGGCCTACTGCGACTGGGCCGGACGTGCCCTGCCCACCGAGGCGCAGTGGGAGTACGCGGCCCGGGGCGGACGGCGCGGGGCGCGGTACCCCTGGGGCGACGAGCCGCCCACCGCGGACGATCCGCGCTGCACCATCTTCCGCGGCGACTTCCCGAACGAGCCGACCGGCCCGGTCGGCACCACACCCGTCCGGACCTTCGAGCCCAACGGTCACGGCCTGTACCAATGCGCCGGCAACGTGTGGGAATGGTGCGCCGACAGGTTCAGCGCCCGGTACTACCGGGTGTCCGACCGCACCGATCCGTCGGGGCCGGCCCGGGGGAGCGCACGGGTTCTCCGCGGCGGCAGCCACCTGTGCCACGACTCGTACTGTCACCGCTACCGCGTCGCCGCGCGATCGCACAACACGCCGGAGTCGACGGCGAGCAACATCGGGTTCCGAACCGTGGGTCCCCGGGACACCCGACGGGAACCGATCTCCACCGCGGTCAGTTGA
- a CDS encoding lytic transglycosylase domain-containing protein, producing MRVVGRDASRRESRRRLSWKNGLVASTVAVASSVLLAGCIDLPSLSRPDIPEGIPPGAGVPQPYIDINAPGRTANKMHDWAVPISESTGIPIISLQAYGNAAEIQRQQHPECGIAWTTLAGIAGVESKHGQYRGSEVAENGDVSPPIRGAKLDGTRGNMEIRDTDGGELDGDPTHDRAMGPFQFIPETWKRYGVDASGDGVPDPDNIDDAALSAARYLCVSSGNDMTNPEGWEKAVRTYNNSMAYVLDVRDHANAYSINVRF from the coding sequence ATGCGTGTGGTGGGCCGGGATGCGTCGCGTCGGGAATCGAGGCGGCGGCTCTCGTGGAAGAACGGCCTCGTGGCCTCGACCGTGGCGGTCGCGTCGTCGGTGTTGCTGGCCGGGTGCATCGATCTGCCGTCGCTGAGCAGACCGGACATCCCGGAGGGCATCCCGCCGGGCGCGGGCGTTCCGCAGCCGTACATCGACATCAACGCGCCCGGACGGACCGCGAACAAGATGCACGACTGGGCGGTGCCGATCTCGGAGTCCACCGGCATCCCGATCATCTCGTTGCAGGCATACGGCAACGCCGCCGAGATCCAACGGCAGCAGCACCCCGAATGCGGCATCGCCTGGACGACGCTGGCCGGTATCGCCGGCGTGGAGAGCAAGCACGGCCAGTACCGGGGGTCGGAGGTGGCCGAGAACGGGGACGTCAGCCCACCCATCCGCGGCGCGAAACTCGACGGCACCCGCGGGAACATGGAGATCCGCGACACCGACGGCGGCGAGCTCGACGGGGACCCCACCCACGATCGCGCGATGGGGCCGTTCCAGTTCATCCCCGAGACATGGAAGCGATACGGAGTCGACGCCAGTGGCGACGGCGTCCCCGACCCGGACAACATCGACGACGCCGCCTTGTCGGCGGCCCGCTATCTCTGTGTCTCCTCCGGCAACGACATGACGAATCCGGAGGGGTGGGAGAAGGCCGTCCGGACCTACAACAACTCGATGGCCTACGTCCTCGACGTGCGCGATCACGCGAACGCCTACTCGATCAACGTCCGCTTCTGA
- the eno gene encoding phosphopyruvate hydratase, which translates to MAIIEQVGAREILDSRGNPTVEVEVVLDDGTFTRAAVPSGASTGEHEAVELRDGGERYLGKGVTKAVEGVLGDLAPAVIGIEAEEQRLVDQALLDCDGTPDKSRIGANALLGVSLAVAKGAAESAGLPLFRYIGGPNAHILPVPMMNIINGGEHADNGIDFQEFMIAPVGAPTFKEALRCGAEVYHALKGVLGKQGMSTALGDEGGFAPDLPNTEAAIAVIGEAVGKAGYNFGRDVVIALDAAATEFFSNGAYKLEGKELGANEMVSFYEKLISDFPIVSIEDGLSEDDWDGWAKLTESIGDRVQLVGDDLFVTNPERLEEGISKGIANALLVKVNQIGTLTETLDAVALAHNNGYKTMMSHRSGETEDTTIADLAVACSCGQIKTGAPARSERVAKYNQLLRIEEGLGDAARYAGDLAFPRFSFGS; encoded by the coding sequence GTGGCAATCATCGAGCAGGTAGGTGCGCGTGAGATTCTCGATTCGCGGGGCAACCCGACGGTCGAGGTCGAGGTCGTCCTGGACGACGGCACCTTCACCCGTGCCGCAGTGCCGTCCGGTGCGTCGACCGGCGAACACGAGGCCGTCGAGCTGCGCGACGGTGGCGAACGGTACCTGGGCAAGGGCGTCACCAAGGCCGTCGAAGGTGTCCTCGGCGACCTGGCCCCGGCCGTGATCGGTATCGAGGCCGAGGAACAGCGCCTCGTCGATCAGGCGCTGCTCGACTGCGATGGCACCCCCGACAAGAGCCGCATCGGCGCCAACGCGCTGCTCGGTGTCTCTCTCGCGGTCGCCAAGGGCGCCGCCGAATCGGCCGGGCTGCCGCTGTTCCGCTACATCGGCGGACCGAACGCCCACATCCTGCCGGTGCCGATGATGAACATCATCAACGGCGGTGAGCACGCCGACAACGGCATCGACTTCCAGGAATTCATGATCGCCCCGGTCGGCGCGCCGACCTTCAAGGAAGCACTCCGTTGCGGCGCCGAGGTGTACCACGCTCTCAAGGGTGTCCTGGGCAAGCAGGGCATGAGCACCGCCCTCGGTGACGAGGGCGGCTTCGCCCCCGACCTGCCGAACACCGAGGCGGCCATCGCGGTCATCGGCGAGGCGGTCGGCAAGGCCGGCTACAACTTCGGCCGTGACGTCGTCATCGCGCTCGACGCCGCGGCGACCGAGTTCTTCTCCAACGGTGCCTACAAGCTCGAGGGCAAGGAACTGGGCGCCAATGAGATGGTCTCGTTCTACGAGAAACTGATCAGCGACTTCCCGATCGTCTCGATCGAGGACGGACTGTCCGAGGACGACTGGGACGGCTGGGCCAAGCTGACCGAGTCGATCGGCGATCGCGTGCAGCTCGTCGGCGACGACCTGTTCGTGACCAACCCCGAGCGTCTCGAGGAGGGCATCTCCAAGGGCATCGCGAACGCGCTGCTGGTGAAGGTCAATCAGATCGGCACGCTGACCGAGACCCTCGACGCCGTCGCGCTTGCGCACAACAACGGCTACAAGACGATGATGAGCCACCGGTCGGGCGAGACCGAGGACACCACCATCGCCGACCTCGCGGTCGCCTGCAGCTGCGGTCAGATCAAGACCGGTGCGCCCGCTCGTTCCGAGCGGGTCGCCAAGTACAACCAGCTGCTGCGCATCGAGGAAGGACTGGGTGACGCGGCACGGTACGCGGGCGACCTCGCCTTCCCGCGTTTCTCGTTTGGTTCGTGA
- a CDS encoding septum formation initiator family protein, which translates to MASQRRHRGDGRQRGRDRRVDARSRERARRTRRHARPTQPVSSDDMVEAVEQEVHADPAPPTADDALDADTSDAGTPRVARERSPRNRRRPARNGLGARLREIAMTPASLATLVITVVVVCVVALTLAMPLRTYFSQRSEFRQLTASNEQLRREVADYQQKVNEQNDPAYIEAQARTRLQFVKPGEIPLVMLFPADEARREAAERAEERARAPWYGNLWDTLSTPPGVQ; encoded by the coding sequence ATGGCTTCGCAGCGACGTCACCGCGGTGACGGGCGTCAGCGTGGGCGCGATCGTCGGGTAGACGCGCGCTCACGCGAACGCGCCCGTCGCACGCGGCGGCACGCTCGCCCGACCCAGCCCGTGTCGTCCGACGACATGGTCGAGGCCGTCGAGCAGGAGGTCCACGCCGACCCTGCCCCGCCGACTGCCGACGACGCCTTGGATGCCGACACCTCGGACGCCGGCACCCCTCGTGTCGCGCGGGAGCGTTCGCCGCGGAACCGGCGCCGCCCCGCCCGCAACGGACTCGGTGCTCGCCTGCGGGAAATCGCGATGACCCCCGCGAGCCTCGCGACACTCGTGATCACCGTCGTCGTGGTGTGCGTCGTGGCGTTGACCCTGGCGATGCCGCTGCGGACGTACTTCAGCCAGCGGTCGGAGTTCCGTCAGCTGACCGCGTCGAACGAACAGTTGCGACGCGAGGTCGCGGACTACCAGCAGAAGGTCAACGAGCAGAACGATCCCGCCTACATCGAGGCCCAGGCGCGGACACGTCTGCAGTTCGTCAAACCAGGAGAGATCCCGCTCGTGATGTTGTTCCCCGCCGACGAGGCGCGGCGCGAGGCCGCCGAACGTGCCGAGGAGCGTGCTCGCGCACCGTGGTACGGAAATCTCTGGGACACCTTGTCGACCCCACCCGGCGTGCAGTGA
- a CDS encoding DUF501 domain-containing protein, with translation MTNPHPDVSAEDLATVAAQLGREPRGVLEISYRTPDGRPAVVKTAPRLPDGTPFPTLYYLTDPRLTAEASRQESAGVMKEMTARLHDDAELAAAYRSAHEDYLAERDAIEPLGTDFTGGGMPDRVKCLHVLIAHSLAKGPGLNPFGDEAVALAAANGLRGTAIPADWPEPADPAGDGG, from the coding sequence GTGACCAATCCTCACCCCGACGTCTCCGCGGAGGACCTCGCGACGGTGGCCGCCCAGCTCGGGCGCGAGCCGCGGGGGGTCCTCGAGATCAGCTATCGCACACCCGACGGCAGGCCCGCCGTGGTGAAGACCGCGCCCCGGCTGCCCGACGGCACGCCGTTCCCGACCCTGTACTACCTGACCGATCCGCGTCTGACCGCCGAGGCCAGCCGCCAGGAGTCGGCCGGTGTGATGAAGGAGATGACCGCGCGCCTGCACGACGACGCGGAGCTCGCCGCCGCATACCGGAGTGCGCACGAGGACTACCTCGCCGAACGCGACGCGATCGAGCCGCTCGGGACCGACTTCACCGGCGGGGGCATGCCGGATCGGGTGAAGTGCCTCCACGTCCTGATCGCGCACTCACTGGCCAAGGGCCCGGGGCTGAACCCGTTCGGCGACGAGGCGGTGGCGCTCGCAGCCGCGAACGGGTTGCGCGGCACCGCGATCCCGGCCGACTGGCCCGAGCCGGCCGACCCCGCAGGGGACGGCGGGTGA
- a CDS encoding Ppx/GppA phosphatase family protein has translation MSVVGAVDCGTNSIRLLVAKPGPDGTLIDLHREMRVVRLGYGVDATGMFAAESIERTRVALSDYVDTMESLGVERVRMVATSATRDASNRDEFFAMTADLLGCVSTGAIAEVITGDEEARLSFRGAVGELDSAAGPFVVTDLGGGSTEVVLGDADGVTAAHSADIGCVRLTERALPSDPPTPEELAEATEFARTRLAEAFAAVPVESARTWVGVAGTMTTLAALGAGLPEYDSDKIHLSRISLPELDRVCRNLIGMTRADRAALGPMHPGRVDVIGGGALVTLELARVLSARAGITELVVSEHDILDGIAMGILD, from the coding sequence GTGAGCGTCGTCGGCGCCGTGGACTGCGGCACCAACTCGATCCGATTGCTGGTGGCGAAGCCGGGACCGGACGGGACTCTGATCGATCTCCATCGTGAGATGCGGGTCGTCCGACTGGGTTACGGCGTGGACGCGACCGGGATGTTCGCCGCCGAGTCGATCGAACGGACGCGGGTCGCACTGAGTGACTACGTCGACACGATGGAATCGCTCGGCGTCGAGCGGGTACGGATGGTCGCGACGTCGGCGACCCGCGATGCGTCGAACCGCGACGAGTTCTTCGCGATGACCGCCGATCTGCTCGGCTGCGTGTCCACGGGCGCCATCGCCGAGGTCATCACCGGTGACGAGGAAGCGCGGCTGTCGTTCCGCGGCGCCGTCGGCGAATTGGATTCGGCAGCTGGGCCTTTCGTGGTCACCGATCTCGGTGGCGGCTCGACGGAGGTGGTGCTCGGCGATGCCGACGGAGTGACCGCGGCGCACTCGGCCGACATCGGATGTGTCCGTCTGACCGAGCGGGCGCTGCCCTCCGATCCGCCGACTCCCGAGGAGTTGGCGGAGGCGACCGAATTCGCGCGCACACGTCTGGCCGAGGCCTTCGCCGCGGTACCGGTGGAGTCGGCGCGCACGTGGGTCGGCGTCGCCGGAACGATGACGACGCTGGCCGCGCTCGGCGCCGGCCTCCCCGAATACGACTCCGACAAGATCCACCTGTCGAGGATCTCGCTGCCCGAACTCGATCGGGTCTGCCGGAACCTGATCGGGATGACACGCGCCGACCGCGCAGCGTTGGGGCCGATGCACCCCGGCCGCGTCGACGTGATCGGCGGGGGTGCTCTGGTGACCCTCGAGCTCGCGAGAGTGCTGTCCGCGCGGGCCGGCATCACCGAACTGGTCGTGAGCGAGCACGACATCCTCGACGGGATCGCGATGGGAATCCTCGACTGA